In the Desulfonatronovibrio magnus genome, one interval contains:
- a CDS encoding PaaI family thioesterase: MTKFCIQDNYPQQYCHCYGCGKENPEGLRIKSWWDGQQALARFTPRDEHIALPGYVYGGLIASIIDCHGIATASARAAAEKDSEKHRLKRYVTAALNVDFLKPTPLGIELEIRGMAQEFHRRKVKVKVEIFVENIITAQGVVIAVPMPDSMKR; the protein is encoded by the coding sequence ATGACAAAATTTTGCATACAGGACAATTATCCTCAACAATACTGTCATTGTTATGGATGTGGAAAAGAAAACCCTGAGGGACTGAGAATAAAAAGCTGGTGGGACGGTCAGCAGGCTCTGGCAAGGTTCACCCCGAGAGATGAACATATAGCCTTGCCTGGCTATGTTTATGGGGGACTAATTGCATCGATTATTGACTGCCACGGAATAGCTACAGCTTCAGCAAGGGCTGCAGCTGAAAAAGACAGTGAAAAACATCGCCTCAAGCGATACGTAACTGCAGCCCTTAACGTGGACTTCTTAAAACCCACACCCCTTGGCATCGAGCTTGAAATTCGAGGAATGGCCCAGGAGTTTCATCGCAGAAAAGTTAAAGTAAAAGTTGAGATTTTCGTCGAAAATATTATTACTGCTCAAGGAGTCGTTATAGCTGTACCCATGCCGGACAGCATGAAAAGATAA
- a CDS encoding chemotaxis protein CheW: protein MENGVRKKDAELLQLVTFSIGGEEFGVEILTVQEIIRMLEITRVPKAPDFVEGVINLRGKVIPIIDLRKRFGLESRVHDKNTRIVVIEINKMIVGFVVDSVSEVLRIPADTVEPPPPVVAGLDSEYISGVGKLEDRLLILLDLDRLLSREEKSVLSQV from the coding sequence ATGGAAAATGGAGTACGAAAAAAGGATGCTGAACTCTTACAGCTGGTAACATTCAGTATTGGCGGAGAAGAATTTGGAGTTGAGATACTGACTGTACAGGAAATTATCCGCATGCTGGAAATTACCCGTGTTCCCAAGGCTCCTGATTTTGTTGAAGGTGTGATCAATCTGCGCGGAAAAGTAATCCCCATTATTGATTTGCGCAAAAGATTCGGTCTTGAGTCAAGGGTTCATGACAAAAATACCAGAATTGTTGTCATTGAAATAAATAAAATGATTGTAGGATTTGTGGTTGATTCAGTGTCTGAAGTTTTGCGTATCCCGGCTGACACTGTGGAGCCTCCACCTCCTGTGGTAGCTGGACTTGATTCTGAATACATCAGTGGTGTGGGCAAACTGGAAGACAGGCTGTTGATCCTTCTTGATCTGGACAGATTGCTCAGCAGAGAAGAAAAGAGTGTTCTGAGTCAGGTATAG